The Cellulomonas sp. S1-8 genomic sequence CCTTGGTCTCCTCGACGTCGAGCCGGTGGGTGTTCTCGGACGTGTAGTCGCGGACCTCGGCGGGCATCTGCTCACCCTGGTCGAAGAACAGCTCGTACTCCAGGGAACGGGCGTCCATGGGGACGCGGAAGTAGTCGCCCTGGTCCTCTGCCTTGAGCATCTCCTCCTGGCCGAGGAGGGTCTCGTGCATCTTCTCGCCGTGGCGGATGCCGATCTTGCGGATCTCGGGGTCCTCGACGCCGAGAAGCGACGCGACGGCGCGCGCCAGGGTCTCGACCGTGCTCGCGGCGGCCTTGCGCACGAAGAGGTCGCCCGGCTCCGCGTGCTGGAAGGCGTAGTCGACGAGGTCGACCGAGTCGTCGAGCGACATGAGGAACCGGGTCATGAGCGGCTCGGTGACCGTGATGGGGTGACCCGCGAGGATCTGGTCGACGAACAACGGGATGACCGATCCGCGGGAGTACATGACATTGCCGTACCGGGTGATCGACACCGTCGTGCGCGAGCCGGGATTGTTGCGCGCGAAAGCCTGCCCGGTCTTCTCCATGAGGGCCTTGGACATGCCCATCGCGTTGACCGGGTAGACGGCCTTGTCCGTGCTGAGCAGGACGACGGACCGAGCGCCCACCTCCGCGGCCGCCGCGACGACGTTGTGGCTGCCTGAGACGTTTGTCGCCACCGCCTGCTGCGGGAAGAACTCGCAGGACGGGACCTGCTTCAGCGCGGCCGCGTGGAACACGTGGTCGACGTCATTCATCGAGCTGCGCACGCTCTCCCTGTCCCGGACGTCGCCGAGGAAGAACTTCAGGCGGCTGTCGGAGAAGCGCCGACGCATGTCGTCCTGCTTGGTCTCGTCGCGCGACAGGATGTTGATGCGGCCGACTCCCCCCTCGAGCAGGTGGGAGACCATCGTGGAACCGAACGAGCCGGTGCCTCCCGTGATCGCCACGGTCGCGCCTGCCATGTAGTCGTCAGCCATCGTCGTCTCTCCTCGGAACTCGACTGTCGGTCCGTCGCCCCCTGCGACGACCACCGGTCCGCGCGACGTCGCTGAGCAACGCCTCGAACCGGCCGACCCCCTGCTGGAGGGCCAGGTGCTGCTGGTAGTAGTCGGCGCCCCGGGCGCCCATCGCGTGACGCTCGTCGGCCGTCATGGACGCGAGCTGGCGCACGGCACGCACGAGGTCGTCGGCGTTCTCCGGCTCGAACGCGATCCCCGCTTCGGCTTGCTCCACCAGCTCGGCCGCGTCACCGCGCACCCCCATGAGGACCGGCCGGCCGGCGCGGAGGTACGCCTGGGTCTTCGACGGCACCGTGATCCTGAACAACGGGTCGTCGCGCAGGTGCACGAGCAGGCCGTCGCCCAGGGCGAGGATCTCGCCGATCTCCTCGGGCGGACGACGCGGGAGCAGCTCGACGTTGAGCAGGCCGCGACGGTCCCGCTCCGCCCGCAACCGGTCGGAGTCGATGCCGCCCCCGATGAGCACGAACCTGATGCGCTCGTCGTCGGCGAGCACGGCCGCCGCGTCGAGGACCACGTCGAGCGCCTGTGCCGCACCCATCTGCCCGGCGAAGACCACGTGCACCTCGGCGGTGAACCCGAGCTCGCGCGCACGCTCGGGTGACGGCCGCGGTGCCACCGGTGCGGTCTCGTGGGTCCAGTTCGGGATGACCTCGACGTGGTCGGGCTTCACCCCGCGCGCGACGATCGACCGCTTGAAGCCGGCGGAGAGCACGGTCACGCGGGCGGCGCTGCCGTAGACCGCACGCATCCACGCGGCGACCAGGCGCAACGCCGTCGGGTTCCGCAGCATCCCGGTGGCTGACAGCGTGTCCGGCCACAGGTCCTGCACGTCGTAGACGAACGGCACGCCGCGCAGCCAACGCAGCACCATCGCGGGCAGGCCCACGGTGGCGGGCGGGTGGTAGACGTAGACGACGTCGGGACGGGGCACGGTCAGGGCGGCGACCGACGCGGATGCCGCGAAGGAGACGTAGTTGAGGACGCGCTTGATCGCCGACCGGTCGTGGCTCGGGTACAGCGGGACCCGGACGACGTCGACGCCGTCCATCCGCTCGTACTGGCGCGCACGGATGCGGTAGCCGTCGTACACGCGACCGCCCGGGTAGTTCGGGAATCCCGTGAGCACGGTGACGCGATGACCGCGCCGCACGAGCTCGCGTGCGAAGAGCAGGCCCTTGAACGCGGGCTCGGGGTCGAACCACTGGGTGAGCAGCAGCACGTGCACGGGCGCGACGCGGGGCGTGCTCGGCGTCGCGCCGGGGGTTGCAGAGGTCACCTCGCCGGTACTCCCTTCACGGTCGTCGACACCGGGACATGGCGGGTGACCACCGCTCCCGCGCCGACGATGGCGTCGGCGCCGACGGTCAGGCCCTGCAGGATCGTCGCGTTGGCGCCGATCAGCGCCCCGGTCCCGACGCTCACCGCTCCCGAGACGCACGCCTGCGGGTTGAGCCGGACGTAGTCGCCGAGGGACGAGTCGTGCCCGACCGTCGCGTTCTGGTCGACGTGCACCTGAGCTCCCACGATGATGTTCGTGCTGAGGCGTGCGCCGGCGGCGACGACCGCCCCGTCGCCGAGGCTCACGCCGGCGCCGACGGTGGCTGCAGGGTGGACGAGGCTCGGCCGCGGTCGGCGCGCGTCGATCCGGCCGTCGAGGGCACGCCGCGCGGTGGGCGAACCGACCGCGAGGACGACCGCCCAGCGGGGGTCCATCGCCTCCAGCGAGGCGACGTCCCCGAGCACCCGGGAACCGGCGGCGCCGACGCGCTCGACGTCGGCCGCGGACGGGGCGTCGTCGACGAAGCCTTCGACCACCCAGTCGTGCCCGTGGGCGCGCAGCTCGAGGAGCAGTGCCAGCACCTCGCGGCCGAAGCCGCCACAGCCGACGATGACGATGCCTCCGCTCATGTCGCCCGGAGGGTGGACGGCTCGGTGGCCCCGGTGAAGAGCGGCATCGTGGCGTGGCCGGTGGCCGAGATCCCCTCGCGGCGCAGGACGCTGCCGAGCGTGCGGATCAGGATGCGCACGTCGCCCGTGAAGGACCAGGTGTCGACGTACTCGACGTCGAGCCGGAGGCGGTCGTCCCACGCCTGGTCGTTCCTGCCGCTGACCTGGGCGAGGCCCGTGAGGCCGGGCCGCACCTCGTGCCGGCGCGCCTGCGTGGGCGTGTACCGCTCGAGGTACTCCATGAGCAGCGGACGCGGGCCGACGAGCGACATGTCGCCGGCGATCACGCTCAGGAGGGTGGGGAGCTCGTCGAGGCTGGCCGCCCGCAGGACGCGTCCGACGGGCGTCAGACGGACCGCGTCGTCGGTCGTCCCGTCGACCTGCTCCGGGAGCAGCATCGTGCGGAACTTCACCATGGTGAAGGGCCTGCCGTGCAGACCGGGCCGCTGCTGGCGGAACAGCACGGGCCGGCCGAGGGCGACCCGCACGGCCAG encodes the following:
- a CDS encoding polysaccharide biosynthesis protein gives rise to the protein MADDYMAGATVAITGGTGSFGSTMVSHLLEGGVGRINILSRDETKQDDMRRRFSDSRLKFFLGDVRDRESVRSSMNDVDHVFHAAALKQVPSCEFFPQQAVATNVSGSHNVVAAAAEVGARSVVLLSTDKAVYPVNAMGMSKALMEKTGQAFARNNPGSRTTVSITRYGNVMYSRGSVIPLFVDQILAGHPITVTEPLMTRFLMSLDDSVDLVDYAFQHAEPGDLFVRKAAASTVETLARAVASLLGVEDPEIRKIGIRHGEKMHETLLGQEEMLKAEDQGDYFRVPMDARSLEYELFFDQGEQMPAEVRDYTSENTHRLDVEETKALLMQLPKVAELVSRSA
- a CDS encoding glycosyltransferase family 4 protein; the protein is MTSATPGATPSTPRVAPVHVLLLTQWFDPEPAFKGLLFARELVRRGHRVTVLTGFPNYPGGRVYDGYRIRARQYERMDGVDVVRVPLYPSHDRSAIKRVLNYVSFAASASVAALTVPRPDVVYVYHPPATVGLPAMVLRWLRGVPFVYDVQDLWPDTLSATGMLRNPTALRLVAAWMRAVYGSAARVTVLSAGFKRSIVARGVKPDHVEVIPNWTHETAPVAPRPSPERARELGFTAEVHVVFAGQMGAAQALDVVLDAAAVLADDERIRFVLIGGGIDSDRLRAERDRRGLLNVELLPRRPPEEIGEILALGDGLLVHLRDDPLFRITVPSKTQAYLRAGRPVLMGVRGDAAELVEQAEAGIAFEPENADDLVRAVRQLASMTADERHAMGARGADYYQQHLALQQGVGRFEALLSDVARTGGRRRGRRTDSRVPRRDDDG
- a CDS encoding acetyltransferase; translation: MSGGIVIVGCGGFGREVLALLLELRAHGHDWVVEGFVDDAPSAADVERVGAAGSRVLGDVASLEAMDPRWAVVLAVGSPTARRALDGRIDARRPRPSLVHPAATVGAGVSLGDGAVVAAGARLSTNIIVGAQVHVDQNATVGHDSSLGDYVRLNPQACVSGAVSVGTGALIGANATILQGLTVGADAIVGAGAVVTRHVPVSTTVKGVPAR
- a CDS encoding sugar transferase, which encodes MMARHSTGGRRGARAAKRALDLAVAVPVVIVTAPVQLATALAVRVALGRPVLFRQQRPGLHGRPFTMVKFRTMLLPEQVDGTTDDAVRLTPVGRVLRAASLDELPTLLSVIAGDMSLVGPRPLLMEYLERYTPTQARRHEVRPGLTGLAQVSGRNDQAWDDRLRLDVEYVDTWSFTGDVRILIRTLGSVLRREGISATGHATMPLFTGATEPSTLRAT